The following coding sequences are from one Nicotiana tomentosiformis chromosome 3, ASM39032v3, whole genome shotgun sequence window:
- the LOC104112179 gene encoding uncharacterized protein: MGDSNLIIRQAQGEWETRDIKLIMYMQHVENLSRRFKSVEFRYIPRFHNELADALATLASMLPYPGNVHIDLLEIQVRERHGYCNTIELEPDVQPWYHDIKRFLKTKEYPKQASGDQKRTIRRLASSFFLSGEVLYKRTPDLNLLRCVDSREAEKIMNEVNSGVCEPHMNGYVLAKKIPRAGYYWITMEKDCFSFIQKCHQYQIHGDLIHAPPSELHPMSAPWSFVA; encoded by the coding sequence ATGGGGGATTCTAATTTAATCATTCGGCAGGCCCAAGGTGAGTGGGAAACTCGAGACATCAAACTCATTATGTACATGCAACATGTGGAAAATCTCAGCAGACGGTTCAAGTCCGTCGAGTTCAGGTATATTCCTCGATTCCACAATGAGTTAGCTGATGCACTAGCTACTTTGGCCTCAATGTTGCCGTATCCAGGTAATGTTCATATTGACCTACTGGAAATCCAAGTTCGAGAAAGGCATGGTTATTGTAACACAATTGAATTAGAGCCAGATGTTCAgccatggtatcatgatatcaaaaggttTTTGAAAACAAAAGAATATCCCAAGCAGGCTAGTGGAGATCAGAAGAGAACTATCAGAAGGCTTGCAAGTAGTTTCTTTTTGAGTGGAGAGGTCTTATACAAAAGAACTCCAGATCTGAATCTTTTGAGATGCGTAGATTCTCGAGAGGCTGAAAAGATCATGAACGAAGTGAATTCGGGAGTATGTGAGCCTCACATGAATGGGTATGTCCTTGCAAAGAAAATCCCCAGGGCAGGTTATTATTGGATAACTATGGAAAAAGATTGTTTCAGTTTCATCCAGAAATGCCATCAGTACCAGATACACGGTGACCTGATTCATGCACCGCCTTCAGAGTTACATCCTATGTCAGCACCTTGGTCGTTTGTTGCCTAG